The genomic window ATGGCGTTGTCGCCTTCCATGAAAAACCAGATCAGGCAACAGCGCAGGCTATGCTTGCCTCTGGCACATATTTGTGGAATTCAGGATTATTTCTGGCCCGTTGCAAGACTGTACTGGCACATGCTGAAACATTCGTGCCAGATATGCTTGCGTCTGTCAGGAAATCTGTTTCTGAAAGCACAACCGATCTTGATTTTCTGCGCCTTGGCGAGCTGGCCTGGCAGGATATTGAGGCAGATTCAATTGATTATGCCCTGATGGAAAAAGCAGATAATTTAGCTGTTTTCCCGTTTTCAGGCCGCTGGTCTGATTTAGGTGACTGGCAGGCCTTAAGACGCGAGCTGGCCGCAGAAGAGGCCAGCACAGATACAAAAGGCAATCTTCTGGTCGGCAGTGCGCATCAGATTGACAGCCAGTCCTGCCTGATCTGGTCAAATAATGATGAGCAGGTGGTAACAGGTGTTGGGCTCAAAGACACAATTGTCGTTGCGATGAAAGACGCGGTTCTGGTCATTGATGCAGCACAGACACAATCGGTAAAGCAGGTTGTTGATCGGCTTTGCAGTCAAAATCATAGTCAGGCTCATGAACAAGCGCGTCAGTTCCGGCCCTGGGGCTGGTTTGAAACATTGGTTTTATCTGACAATTATCAGGTCAGGCGTGTGCATCTCTACCCCAACACACAGATGTCACTGCAGACACATCAGAAGCGATCTGAAAAATGGGTTGTGACCAGCGGAGTGGCTGAGGTACGGATAGAGGACAGGCTGTTCCGCCTGACACAAAATCAGTCTGTTGATATTCCCATACAGGCAGCACATCAATTGGCAAATAAAGAAGATGCGCCCCTGACCCTGATTGAGGTTAGAACAGGAAATTATCTTGGCGAAGATGATGTTGAGCGATTATAGTCAAGTGGCTTAGCCTGCACTATATTCTAACCAAGGCCTCGTAGCTCATCAGGATAGAGCGACAGATTCCTAATCTGTAGGTAGCAGGTTCGAGTCCTGCCGAGGTCACCATTTCAATTTATGAAAATCTGATATCAGAGGTAATGTTGTCCAGTTCTTTTGATTTGTCTCACGCGCCTCAGGGGTTTGCGCCTCTGGCATCTGAACCTGAATTTTGTCCGTCAACACATTTGGCGCTTGAGCGTCCGTCACAAGTGCTGAGCCTGAGCTCATTCGGTTACAGTGAAGACCATATTGCTGCTTGTCCTTCTGACTTTGCCGTGACCAATATCTTCCGCATTTTGAGCGATGAAGGTGCGGCCTGTTTATATGAGGTGGCAAAACAGCTTGAAGCCTTTACGACCAGCAACCCGCGTATTGAACGTTGTACAAGAGGCGGTGTGTACAGATCGAAATTCCTGCGTGATCTGTGTTTGTGTCCTGAAATTACTGAGTTCATTTCCTCGTTTGTTGGTGTAGAGCTATTGCCGCACACCATGCCGCATCAGCTTGGCCATTTGAATTACGCACCAAAGACCGTGGGTGAGAATATCGATAAATGGCATGTCGATACGCTGCGTTATGATTATGTAATGTTTGTGACTGATCCTAAAAAACAGCAGGGCGGCGCGTTTCAGTATTTCAAGGGGACAAAAGATGAAGTGGCTGCTTGCCGCGCTGAAGGCCGGCCATTGCCTGCTGAAAAAATCATCTCTCCTGATATGCCAGGGCCAGGATATGCGGTCATGCAGCAAGGCAATATGGTGGTCCATCAGGCCAAGGCACTGACTGCTCCTGGCGAACGCATTACTATGGTCAATGGGTATATTCCGACTGATCCGGCATTCCCGGATTATACACGATATGACCAGCTCACCTTCGCTGATCCGGTACCTATTGCAACAGCGGAATATAGCCGCCATGTGGCGCTTCATGCACGGCGGGCCATTGATGAGACGATGGCCCAAATCCCGTTCGATAAGGACAGGGCTTTTTATGCAGACCAGCTTCGTAAGCTTTCTGCAATATTCACAAAAGCCGTTCAGGATATTGATGCGGCAGATACAGCAGAGATGGAGCATTTTGGCGATTAGCCTGCTTGCTTAGGGGTGTGTCTGAGCCCTTGACCACAGACAGGCTGTTATCCATGATGAGCATCATGACCGAAAACACCCCATTTCTTTTTTCAAAATCACTTTGTGCAAGGCTTGCTCAGGGCCCTGTTTATTGTCTGGGCCGGGCGGGGATGGATTTATATCCAGAACCTGCGGGCATCATTACTGAACAGGCTGAGCAGTTTTCCGCCGATATGGGGGGATCGGCAGGCAACATCGCTGTTGCGCTGTCCCGTCAAGGGGGGCGTGCTGCCCTGCTGACTGTGTTTTCAGATGATCAGGTCGGCCGGTTTGTGTTGCGCAAATGTGAAGCTTATGGCGTGGATACAAATTCTTGCCGGACCCAGCCCGGCATCTGGCGCAATTCACTGGCGATTGCTGAAACCAAACCCACAGACGCGGCTGTGGTGATCTATCGCAATCAGGCCGCAGATTTGCAGCTGTCCTGTGATGATGTGGCTTCAGTTGATTTCACTGTTGCTGGCGGGCTGGTGATCACAGGTACAGCTTTGTCCGGCGAGCCGTCAGCTTCAGCTGTCAGCGCGGCCATTTCTGCTGCCAAGCAGGCTGGCTGTCCGGTAATCTTTGATATAGATTATCGCGCGAATGCCTGGGAAACGGCCAAAGATGCAGCGCGCCGTCTGACCCCGGAATTGGCTCAGGCGGATATTGTTGTGGGTAATGATGATGAATTTGCCGTGTTATGTGATGGCGATAAAGATAAGGGCCTTTCGGTTGCGCGCGATTTTGCGGCCTCAGGACAATTGGCGCTGTATAAAATGGGGGAAAAGGGCTGCCGAAC from SAR116 cluster alpha proteobacterium HIMB100 includes these protein-coding regions:
- a CDS encoding sugar kinase, ribokinase (PFAM: pfkB family carbohydrate kinase): MMSIMTENTPFLFSKSLCARLAQGPVYCLGRAGMDLYPEPAGIITEQAEQFSADMGGSAGNIAVALSRQGGRAALLTVFSDDQVGRFVLRKCEAYGVDTNSCRTQPGIWRNSLAIAETKPTDAAVVIYRNQAADLQLSCDDVASVDFTVAGGLVITGTALSGEPSASAVSAAISAAKQAGCPVIFDIDYRANAWETAKDAARRLTPELAQADIVVGNDDEFAVLCDGDKDKGLSVARDFAASGQLALYKMGEKGCRTIYNDREIQTGIFPVTLAKPFGAGDAFLGNVLASLGRDPDIRAAVIQSSAAAAFVVARPGCASAMPDTPQLNQFMAQNQMRPFDGQTRG
- a CDS encoding mannose-1-phosphate guanylyltransferase/mannose-6-phosphate isomerase (PFAM: Nucleotidyl transferase; Mannose-6-phosphate isomerase~TIGRFAM: mannose-1-phosphate guanylyltransferase/mannose-6-phosphate isomerase); translation: MAVIYPVILCGGSGTRLWPLSRQSMPKQFLNLIGENSLFQQAAQRVSGSQFAKPLVITSHDYRFIAAQQLADIGMQPNGVVLEPSAKNTAPAILAAAEFLYQQDADALLLVMPSDHYIPEQQAMADLVLAAKSSAEAGAIATFGIQPDRPETGYGYIERGEALSDADGYGVVAFHEKPDQATAQAMLASGTYLWNSGLFLARCKTVLAHAETFVPDMLASVRKSVSESTTDLDFLRLGELAWQDIEADSIDYALMEKADNLAVFPFSGRWSDLGDWQALRRELAAEEASTDTKGNLLVGSAHQIDSQSCLIWSNNDEQVVTGVGLKDTIVVAMKDAVLVIDAAQTQSVKQVVDRLCSQNHSQAHEQARQFRPWGWFETLVLSDNYQVRRVHLYPNTQMSLQTHQKRSEKWVVTSGVAEVRIEDRLFRLTQNQSVDIPIQAAHQLANKEDAPLTLIEVRTGNYLGEDDVERL